In the genome of Segatella copri, one region contains:
- a CDS encoding SusC/RagA family TonB-linked outer membrane protein, producing MEKRLMMFIACVFLNLGMALAQTHVSGVVTSSEDGSPIIGASVKIVGTTSGTVTDIDGNFALDLESNKAELEFSYIGMVTKKLKASEKMQVVLDPDTHVLEQVIITGYGAAKKLGSVVGAISNIGEKKLETVVTPNFTDALAGQVSGLSVLSSAGDPSQAAQIRLRGVNSIGSSNQPLFILDGSPITASFFSTLNPSDIANITVLKDAASTSIYGSRAANGVIVITTKQAKYNESVQLTVKAQYGISSATSKGEEMMNSQQYIQFRDMIGQPVNDNIRNLVNKYGISTDWRDEMIKNSAPTSDINATLQGGGQTMNYFVSFNHHQEDGLIEASNMRRSTLAARINSRLNKFFKVGFSSNFGVQDYSQNSMWADNSKTYASNPLVAAKMALPYDTPYYYSFDEAGNLVKGDRAAGLLYSQFLLPWFTVANTKQDRKNVTINLSLNEQFTPLEGLTFTALQSMFGYDLTSDRASLPYDQFTTPMGQVIDAHTGGVASDFSRYYAYTLTHTAEFRHNFGPHYVNLLLGEETRIQKGRGFGIVTTGQTDVRRMLLNTATTITPSAQTDSRSEEVANSLFGTAEYNFKEKYYVYASLRFDGSSKFAPDHRWGTFGSLGLKWNAKRESFLRGVKWLDDLTVSANYGTTGNDSGAGSYDFYGLFGSGSNYNGEGSIDITQASNDKLTWEKVSKLNIGLNFGLFNRVTVDANFYRNETSDMLMEIPYSMTTGFTSGMGNIGNMVNKGFETTVNVDLIKTKDMSWSVSANICYNKNEITKLFAGRNEYVLSGTGLKLQVGHAYGEFYNVRYAGVDSRTGEPMWYDKNGNITKTYDETNNSVFLGKNRYAPWIGGFGTNFTWKGLSVIADFAWQSGKYMLVNDNYFIKNANMGTSYNQSVDMLNVWTTPGQVTDIPAYGYDIYIDDHMLSNASFLRMKTLTVQYQLPKSWMQTIRYIKDIKVFGIARNLFTITSFEGYDPEPDKNLVQFNYPNTRQFVIGAELTF from the coding sequence ATGGAAAAAAGACTCATGATGTTTATTGCTTGCGTCTTCCTGAATTTGGGAATGGCGCTGGCACAAACTCACGTTTCTGGTGTAGTTACCTCTTCTGAAGACGGTTCACCGATTATCGGTGCATCTGTAAAGATTGTGGGTACTACTTCTGGTACAGTGACCGACATCGACGGTAACTTCGCTCTTGATTTAGAGAGCAACAAGGCCGAGCTGGAATTCAGCTATATCGGCATGGTGACCAAGAAATTGAAGGCATCTGAAAAGATGCAGGTTGTTTTGGATCCTGACACACATGTACTTGAGCAGGTTATCATCACCGGTTACGGTGCTGCCAAGAAGTTGGGATCTGTAGTTGGCGCTATTTCCAACATCGGAGAAAAGAAGTTGGAAACGGTCGTAACCCCTAACTTTACTGATGCGCTCGCCGGTCAGGTATCTGGTTTGTCTGTTCTGTCATCTGCCGGTGACCCTTCACAGGCTGCACAGATCCGTCTGCGTGGTGTCAACTCTATCGGTTCTTCTAACCAGCCTCTGTTCATCCTCGATGGTTCTCCTATCACTGCTAGCTTCTTCAGCACATTGAACCCATCAGACATTGCCAACATCACCGTGTTGAAGGATGCTGCGTCTACCTCTATCTATGGTTCGCGTGCTGCCAACGGTGTTATTGTCATCACTACCAAGCAGGCTAAGTACAACGAGTCGGTTCAGCTCACCGTAAAGGCACAGTATGGTATCTCTTCTGCTACCAGCAAGGGTGAAGAGATGATGAACTCTCAGCAGTACATCCAGTTCCGCGACATGATCGGACAGCCTGTGAACGACAATATCCGCAACCTGGTAAACAAGTATGGTATCAGCACCGACTGGCGCGACGAGATGATCAAGAACTCAGCTCCTACTTCTGATATCAACGCTACCTTGCAGGGCGGTGGTCAGACCATGAACTATTTCGTGTCATTCAACCACCATCAGGAAGATGGTTTGATTGAGGCTTCCAACATGCGCCGCAGCACATTGGCTGCCCGCATCAACTCTCGTCTGAACAAGTTCTTCAAGGTGGGCTTCAGCTCTAACTTCGGTGTTCAGGACTACAGCCAAAACAGCATGTGGGCTGACAACAGCAAGACATACGCTTCCAACCCATTGGTTGCTGCCAAGATGGCATTGCCATACGATACACCTTATTATTATAGCTTCGACGAGGCTGGTAATCTGGTAAAGGGCGACCGCGCTGCCGGACTTCTCTATTCTCAGTTCCTGCTGCCTTGGTTCACTGTAGCCAATACAAAACAGGACCGCAAGAATGTAACCATCAACCTGTCGCTGAACGAGCAGTTCACTCCTCTTGAGGGATTGACTTTCACAGCCCTGCAGTCTATGTTTGGCTACGACCTTACATCAGACAGAGCTAGTCTCCCATACGATCAGTTCACTACCCCAATGGGTCAGGTGATTGATGCTCATACCGGTGGTGTTGCTTCAGACTTCAGCCGCTACTATGCTTACACATTGACTCATACAGCAGAGTTCCGTCATAACTTCGGTCCTCATTATGTAAACCTGCTGCTGGGTGAGGAGACCCGCATCCAGAAGGGTCGTGGTTTCGGTATCGTAACTACTGGTCAGACCGACGTTCGCCGCATGTTGCTGAACACAGCTACAACCATCACTCCATCAGCCCAGACTGACAGCCGTTCAGAGGAAGTAGCCAACTCTCTCTTCGGTACTGCCGAGTATAACTTCAAGGAGAAGTACTACGTATATGCTTCACTCCGTTTCGATGGTAGCTCTAAGTTTGCTCCAGACCACCGTTGGGGTACCTTCGGTTCCCTCGGCTTGAAGTGGAATGCCAAGCGCGAAAGCTTCCTCCGTGGTGTTAAATGGCTGGACGACCTGACCGTGAGCGCCAACTATGGTACTACCGGTAATGACTCAGGTGCCGGTTCTTACGATTTCTACGGACTCTTCGGTTCCGGCAGCAACTACAACGGCGAAGGTTCCATCGATATCACCCAGGCAAGCAACGACAAGTTGACTTGGGAGAAGGTGAGCAAGCTGAACATCGGTTTGAACTTCGGTTTGTTCAACCGTGTTACCGTGGATGCCAACTTCTATCGCAACGAAACATCTGATATGCTGATGGAGATTCCTTACTCTATGACCACAGGTTTCACCTCGGGTATGGGTAACATCGGTAACATGGTAAACAAGGGTTTCGAGACAACCGTAAACGTTGACCTCATCAAGACCAAGGATATGAGCTGGAGTGTATCTGCCAACATCTGCTACAACAAGAACGAGATTACAAAGCTGTTTGCAGGTCGCAACGAATACGTGCTTTCAGGCACTGGCCTGAAGTTGCAGGTGGGTCATGCCTACGGTGAGTTCTACAATGTACGCTATGCTGGCGTAGATTCACGCACCGGTGAGCCTATGTGGTACGACAAGAACGGCAACATCACCAAGACATACGACGAGACCAACAACTCTGTGTTCCTGGGCAAGAACCGCTATGCACCATGGATTGGCGGTTTCGGCACCAACTTCACATGGAAGGGCCTCAGCGTCATCGCAGACTTCGCTTGGCAGTCGGGCAAGTACATGCTCGTCAACGACAATTACTTCATCAAGAATGCCAACATGGGTACCTCTTACAACCAGAGCGTAGACATGCTGAACGTATGGACTACTCCAGGTCAGGTTACTGACATTCCAGCTTATGGTTACGATATCTACATCGACGACCACATGCTGAGCAATGCATCATTCCTGCGCATGAAGACACTGACCGTTCAGTATCAGTTGCCAAAGAGCTGGATGCAGACCATCCGTTACATCAAGGACATCAAGGTGTTCGGTATCGCCCGCAACCTCTTTACCATCACTTCATTCGAGGGTTACGATCCAGAGCCAGACAAGAACCTGGTTCAGTTCAACTATCCAAACACCCGCCAGTTTGTGATTGGTGCAGAGTTAACATTCTAA
- a CDS encoding M6 family metalloprotease domain-containing protein has protein sequence MRGLKRLLLASVLCAGYTQATWAIKAYPHPITMRQPDGTTLLVRIQGDENFHFVTTTDGFLLNKDKKGYFCYVDYDWKTQKKVMTRQRAHNVDARSEKEKKLLESLTSAKDATADILSKTPIMKKAPNKFLSRRIVAPRKYAAETRTGEAAVKESQYLVVLVNFQDSVLRHTQQDFDHWLNQPGYSENGGTGSVKDYYRDNSMGQFIPNFKVVGPYTLSKPTAYYGGNSSSTSGTDTNPRDMVKEAVELAKKNNPDLDFRQFDNDGDGIMDNCYVIYAGYSEASTANGDDIWPHSWYLDDNTTIDGILIHDYSCSAELVGMPGAPVVPSMDGIGTFTHEFGHVLGLKDMYDTDDTSNGKGIDPGAYSLYASGSYNNDSRTPPCLMAFERMQMGWMKEGEDIVEVKNPEDVTLTSIADNKARFINCQPDRTPGTGMEWFILENRQKTGWDKYIPGHGLLITHYDYTDEMKKDWWDINGPNNSAKHRCMYIVPADGIDNEVTRSGDTYPGKSANTSFTDTTTPNSLNWAKEPVNVPITNIMEQDGNVMFQVNGGTSKWNFIKTLVPEMIYDTKATFKANIESNKVDVDEVGFCWKEGASADPTLTDGVSAAGKVENIKDASFTAKDLQPGTTYSVRSYMKMSDGSVVYGSPVPFTTEWAYANVTLDTPFYGNFLSWTDGNPDGWQIIDHNGDGTTWYQDEGAQAVHYSLNYWNDADDYLISRRRFHVPEKGVMFFTRGVTEEKGVEDLEVLVSTKTNDLNDFHLVKRFSFADYFGAQHAEEVDLSQFAGKDIYVAFRVCSERMQNDLWLWNVMVTQKLGTPKDVKLERTSESVLTASWSPVEGADNYYLCLSRETNKTNLQTVFTPMDFYQNVEGDVVLGTGSIQFRSNGSVTLKDCPDGIKDCKFIVTASGPLGSSELSIEGTEDGKTWNAVGSKITLKEYDSEGQEEDYSTYLENKKYRQLRFKFKNGGRNGRIKYLTLTYNDGKVYEDLAAGSVPTNVIPITNKEDGEYDEGKYRVWVASGKGNLYYDESAPVYYQANTSTGIHDVIEGTGFGISVNGGNIQVDGIKAGYTVTCTSAAGIQLYTAEARSGSLNFQVPAGTGMAIISVSGEGKTHRSKIIIK, from the coding sequence ATGAGAGGTCTCAAAAGACTGCTTTTGGCTTCCGTCTTGTGTGCGGGATATACCCAGGCCACCTGGGCTATCAAGGCATATCCCCATCCAATCACGATGCGGCAGCCTGACGGCACCACCTTGTTGGTAAGAATACAAGGTGATGAGAATTTCCACTTCGTTACTACCACGGATGGATTTCTCCTGAACAAGGACAAGAAGGGTTATTTCTGTTACGTGGATTACGACTGGAAAACCCAGAAGAAAGTGATGACCAGGCAGAGAGCCCACAATGTGGATGCGCGATCTGAAAAGGAGAAGAAACTCCTGGAGTCATTGACCAGTGCGAAAGATGCCACTGCCGACATCTTGAGCAAAACCCCTATCATGAAGAAGGCGCCTAACAAGTTCCTGAGCCGCCGCATCGTTGCTCCCCGCAAGTATGCTGCCGAAACAAGAACCGGAGAGGCTGCTGTCAAGGAATCGCAGTATCTGGTGGTCCTGGTTAACTTCCAGGATAGCGTGCTTCGACACACCCAGCAGGACTTCGACCACTGGCTGAACCAGCCTGGCTACAGCGAGAACGGCGGTACGGGTAGTGTGAAGGATTACTACCGCGACAATTCCATGGGTCAGTTTATCCCTAACTTCAAGGTAGTGGGTCCATACACCCTTTCCAAGCCAACAGCTTACTATGGTGGCAACAGCAGCAGTACCAGCGGTACTGATACCAACCCACGCGACATGGTGAAGGAGGCTGTGGAACTCGCCAAGAAGAACAATCCTGATCTGGATTTCCGCCAGTTTGATAACGATGGCGATGGCATCATGGACAACTGCTACGTAATCTATGCCGGTTACAGCGAGGCAAGTACTGCCAATGGTGATGACATCTGGCCACACAGCTGGTATCTGGACGATAACACCACCATCGATGGTATCTTGATTCACGACTATTCCTGCTCTGCCGAGCTGGTAGGTATGCCAGGTGCTCCTGTAGTTCCATCTATGGATGGTATCGGAACCTTCACCCATGAGTTCGGTCATGTGCTGGGTCTCAAGGATATGTACGACACCGATGATACCAGCAATGGTAAGGGTATCGACCCGGGTGCCTACAGCCTTTATGCCTCTGGCAGCTACAACAACGATAGCCGTACTCCTCCTTGCCTGATGGCATTCGAGCGTATGCAGATGGGCTGGATGAAGGAAGGCGAGGACATCGTAGAGGTGAAGAACCCTGAGGATGTTACCCTGACTTCTATCGCCGACAACAAGGCACGCTTCATCAACTGCCAGCCAGACCGTACCCCAGGTACAGGTATGGAATGGTTCATCCTGGAAAACCGTCAGAAGACAGGTTGGGACAAGTATATCCCGGGTCATGGTCTGCTCATCACTCATTACGACTATACCGATGAGATGAAGAAAGACTGGTGGGATATCAACGGACCAAACAACAGTGCCAAGCATCGCTGCATGTATATCGTGCCAGCCGACGGCATCGACAACGAGGTGACCCGTAGCGGCGATACCTATCCAGGTAAATCAGCCAATACATCTTTCACCGACACCACCACCCCTAATTCCCTGAATTGGGCGAAGGAACCGGTTAACGTGCCTATCACCAATATCATGGAGCAGGACGGCAACGTGATGTTCCAGGTTAATGGCGGTACCAGCAAGTGGAACTTCATCAAGACACTTGTGCCTGAGATGATTTACGATACCAAGGCCACTTTCAAGGCAAACATCGAAAGCAACAAGGTAGATGTGGATGAGGTAGGCTTCTGCTGGAAGGAAGGTGCTTCTGCCGACCCAACCCTCACCGATGGCGTGAGCGCAGCAGGCAAGGTAGAGAATATCAAGGATGCTTCTTTCACAGCCAAGGACTTGCAGCCAGGAACCACCTACAGCGTACGTTCTTACATGAAGATGAGCGATGGCAGCGTAGTATATGGTTCACCGGTTCCATTCACCACCGAGTGGGCATACGCCAACGTAACCCTGGATACTCCATTCTACGGAAACTTCCTGAGCTGGACAGACGGCAACCCTGACGGATGGCAGATTATCGACCACAATGGCGATGGTACCACCTGGTATCAGGACGAGGGTGCCCAGGCCGTTCACTATTCTCTGAACTATTGGAACGATGCAGATGATTATCTCATCAGCCGTCGCCGCTTCCACGTGCCAGAGAAGGGCGTGATGTTCTTCACCCGTGGTGTGACAGAAGAGAAAGGCGTTGAAGACCTGGAGGTATTGGTTTCTACCAAGACCAACGATCTGAACGATTTCCACCTAGTGAAGCGTTTCTCTTTTGCCGATTACTTCGGTGCTCAGCATGCTGAGGAGGTAGATTTGAGCCAGTTTGCCGGAAAGGATATCTATGTAGCCTTCCGTGTCTGCTCAGAGAGAATGCAGAACGACCTCTGGTTGTGGAACGTGATGGTAACCCAGAAGCTCGGTACTCCTAAGGACGTGAAGCTGGAGAGAACCAGCGAGAGCGTGCTTACTGCATCATGGAGCCCTGTGGAAGGTGCTGATAATTACTATCTCTGCCTCAGTAGAGAGACCAATAAGACCAACTTGCAGACCGTGTTCACCCCAATGGATTTCTATCAGAATGTAGAGGGTGATGTAGTTCTGGGCACAGGTTCTATCCAGTTCCGCAGCAATGGTTCTGTTACCCTGAAGGATTGTCCTGACGGCATCAAGGACTGCAAGTTCATCGTCACAGCATCCGGTCCGCTCGGTTCTTCTGAGTTGAGCATCGAGGGTACTGAGGATGGCAAGACATGGAATGCCGTGGGTTCCAAGATTACCCTGAAGGAATATGATTCAGAAGGTCAGGAAGAGGATTACTCTACCTATCTGGAGAACAAGAAGTACAGACAGCTGCGCTTCAAGTTCAAGAATGGCGGTAGAAATGGCCGTATCAAGTATCTCACACTTACCTACAACGACGGTAAGGTTTATGAGGACTTGGCAGCCGGTTCTGTGCCAACCAACGTGATTCCTATTACCAACAAGGAAGACGGCGAGTATGATGAGGGCAAGTACCGTGTTTGGGTAGCTTCAGGTAAGGGCAACCTTTACTACGATGAGTCTGCACCTGTTTACTACCAGGCAAATACCTCTACAGGCATCCACGATGTCATCGAGGGTACCGGCTTCGGCATCAGCGTGAACGGTGGCAATATCCAGGTAGATGGCATCAAGGCAGGCTACACCGTGACCTGTACATCTGCTGCAGGTATTCAGCTCTATACCGCTGAGGCTCGCTCTGGCAGTCTGAACTTCCAGGTTCCTGCAGGCACCGGCATGGCTATCATCAGCGTAAGTGGCGAGGGCAAGACCCATCGCAGCAAGATTATCATCAAGTAA